In Leptospira montravelensis, the DNA window TACCTAGCAAGTTTTCACCAAACCATACTTTTAATTTTTGTAATGGCTTTATCTTTGGTAGCCGGATTTCAATTTACCAGTGCTTCTTCTCATAATCCGATTCAAACTATGGGTTTTATCAAATTCATCTTGCTTCTACCTTTAGGTTTAGGAGCTGTCTTGGTATTTATTAGTTTAACTGAAGTTACTCAACAAAGATTTCAGCTTTGGTTTTCCCATTATATCAATTTTGCTGTTTTGACCAATATTTTTGTTATGGTCTTTGCTCCCTCTGGTGATACCTTTCGTGGCCATTTGAGTCGCCTAGTTTGTCTGACTCTTTTTCTTTGGTTACTTCAGGAAATGAGAAAAGTTCGTTTCCAAACAACTCAATTTGATCATAAATTTTTTATCTTTCGATCCTCTCCTTTGCGATGGATCTATTGTCATGCTGCTTACCGAATTGCACTTTTATCACTTCCTTCATTTGATAGTATCCAATACCTTCTCTTAGAACCTTTGAGCCTTATCGTCATGGCTATCTTGTATCGTTTTCATAAAAAACGTAACGAAATTCATTTTTATTTTGGTTATGCGGACACAATCGTAGTCACCACCTTAACCGTACTCACACGATATCCGATTTTACCTCCGTTCAAAATCAATGGACCGTATTACACAAACCTACCGCAAAACCAATGGGACATGCTATTTATTCCCATTCAACTTATAGTGATAGTCTTTGGAATAAAGGAGATATTTAAAAATATTAAACTCTTACGAATAACAAAGTTTTGACATACTGATAGGTTAAAAATAATAGGATTGGAATCCAATTTCCAAGGATTTCCATGATTCCATTCTTTGGATCGAAGTTCCAACCTCTCGGGTAACCCAACTTGCTAACCAGGTAAAATGTAAGCTATAGGGATAGAATCTCCATTTGTCTCGTTTCCCAATGAAATCTTACATATGTTTGTATAACTTACAATACAATAACCTCATATACTAAAATTGCTTTTGATTTACCTTTAACGATAACTAGGTCTATTTCTCGGATAGCAAATCCATCATAAATTGAATATCTGTTTTCAATCTGCTTATATGTAGTTTCTGAAATAAGAATCGAACAACCGTAATGTTTCGTTAATCCTTCAATTCTTGAGGCAAGATTGACATTATCTCCGATCACAGTGTAATCCAATCGGCGATCGGAACCTATGTTTCCAACAATTGCATCCCCGGTGTGAATCCCTATACCAACTTGCAAATTGCCACTGGCTTCTTCTAACTTTTGATTTATTTTTTCCATTTCGCGAACCATTTCAACAGCTGTCTTTACTGCACGGAGAGCATCATCGTGCATCTTAAAAGGAGCTCCAAAAACGGTCATAATCGCATCACCGATAAACTTGTCGATAGTCCCATTAAATTTAAAAATTACATCAGTCATTCGAGATAAATATTCATTTAGAAAATGAACTACTTCTTCCGCAGACCTTTGTTCAGAAAATTTTGTAAACGATCGGATATCAGAAAAAAGAATTGTTACTTCTTTATTCTCACCACCTGGTTCGAGCTGAGCCTTATTTTTGTAAAATTCACTCACTAGTTGTGATGGAAGGAATCTTTCCATCATTTGTTTTGTATTTGCTTCTTTTACCATTTCAATATTCGAAACAGTTGTTACATAGCCAATAGCAAGGATCATTCCGAGTCCTATCATCATCGGAACAAAATCAAATGGATAACCTTCTCCTAATCCAATAGAGATAATAAGGAAGTATACAAAAGCCAAAAAAGCTCCATAAATTGTCCCAATTTTTGAATGTCTTAATAGATTGAACTGGTATATAAAAATGGCGCTAGTCATAGCAATAAAATAAATTAACCCATTTGCTTTTTGAATGGTTGGATCCAAAAAGATCATAAAACCTACAATAATATAATCTAGTGTAATTGTGAAAAATTTTAAATATGGTTTATAAGGTAAATAAGTTACGAATAACAGGACAATGAAAGCAAAACTGAGAAATACTAAATCTAATGTAACAGTGACTAAACTTGGCGTAACAATTGTATAATGAATCCATCCAATATAGGATAAAGAATCCATTATAGTAGTTACGGAAAATAAAACGAATCTTACTAGTGCAACGGTCCTTTCATTTTTAATTTCCCTAG includes these proteins:
- a CDS encoding adenylate/guanylate cyclase domain-containing protein; its protein translation is MKHSLVDEILISREIKNERTVALVRFVLFSVTTIMDSLSYIGWIHYTIVTPSLVTVTLDLVFLSFAFIVLLFVTYLPYKPYLKFFTITLDYIIVGFMIFLDPTIQKANGLIYFIAMTSAIFIYQFNLLRHSKIGTIYGAFLAFVYFLIISIGLGEGYPFDFVPMMIGLGMILAIGYVTTVSNIEMVKEANTKQMMERFLPSQLVSEFYKNKAQLEPGGENKEVTILFSDIRSFTKFSEQRSAEEVVHFLNEYLSRMTDVIFKFNGTIDKFIGDAIMTVFGAPFKMHDDALRAVKTAVEMVREMEKINQKLEEASGNLQVGIGIHTGDAIVGNIGSDRRLDYTVIGDNVNLASRIEGLTKHYGCSILISETTYKQIENRYSIYDGFAIREIDLVIVKGKSKAILVYEVIVL